In a single window of the Nocardioides massiliensis genome:
- the flgB gene encoding flagellar basal body rod protein FlgB, whose product MPVLASDAVATALHNALNGLSLRQNVIADNIANIDTPHFRATSVDFESALRGAIADGSLQPGATTGAAATATNTPVGPNGNNVDLRKETMAAMQSVFQYQMLSRAMSDRFTLVKTAAGAM is encoded by the coding sequence ATGCCCGTGCTTGCCTCCGATGCCGTCGCCACCGCGCTGCACAACGCGTTGAACGGGCTCTCGCTGCGGCAGAACGTCATCGCCGACAACATCGCCAACATCGACACGCCCCACTTCCGGGCGACGAGCGTCGACTTCGAGTCCGCCCTGCGCGGCGCGATCGCCGACGGCTCCCTCCAGCCGGGCGCGACGACCGGCGCGGCCGCCACCGCGACGAACACCCCGGTCGGTCCCAACGGCAACAACGTCGACCTCCGCAAGGAGACGATGGCGGCGATGCAGTCGGTGTTCCAGTACCAGATGCTGTCCCGGGCGATGAGCGATCGGTTCACGTTGGTCAAGACCGCCGCTGGGGCCATGTGA
- the fliS gene encoding flagellar export chaperone FliS, with the protein MYQSMSGFSGGVGGQQAARAAYLDASVATASPAKLLVMLYERLVLDVRRGLEAQQAGDLQAAHNQLVHAQEIVIELRSSLRTEVWDGGPALASIYDFLHTQLIKANVAKDPAITESCLAMVTDLCSAWRDAALQSQAT; encoded by the coding sequence ATGTATCAGTCCATGTCCGGGTTCTCCGGCGGAGTCGGCGGCCAGCAGGCCGCCCGTGCGGCCTATCTCGACGCCTCCGTCGCCACCGCCTCGCCCGCCAAGCTGCTGGTGATGCTCTACGAGCGGCTCGTCCTCGACGTACGCCGCGGGCTCGAGGCGCAGCAGGCCGGCGATCTGCAGGCAGCGCACAACCAGCTCGTGCATGCCCAGGAGATCGTCATCGAGCTCCGCTCCAGCCTGCGCACCGAGGTCTGGGACGGCGGGCCGGCTCTCGCCTCCATCTACGACTTCCTGCACACCCAGCTGATCAAGGCCAACGTCGCCAAGGACCCGGCCATCACCGAGAGCTGCCTGGCGATGGTCACCGACCTGTGCAGCGCCTGGCGCGACGCCGCCCTGCAGTCCCAGGCGACGTGA
- the fliD gene encoding flagellar filament capping protein FliD: MATSSISGVASGLDTAGIINQLMALEAVPQAKLKSRVTSEQSVITTLQGLNTKLAQLTSRAEELTKPDGWRAYAATSSSAAVTVSTGTGVAPAGFALTVEDVARTHQLGFATAAALGDVVTGSGTTVLLDRLDGTGPVAIDAGDGTLSSLVAAINDPANETGLRATAVRVGEGSYRLLVESATTGAAQDFTLTAGDGSTLLGGATVRAGTDARIDLGTGITVTSASNTFADLAPGVSVTLGADAVAGTTATVDVRVDSSGLAGRVQSFVAQLNGVLADIDAATGSGTRAGALSGDSLVRGIRQNLLDTVFPADGTSMADLGVQTDRTGRLVFDADAFATAYAEDPAAVTEAFTAPTTGFLARVEGVARSASDRHDGTVTQAINGRNQTITRMQDSIEKWDLRLEMRRTTLTRQFTALETALSQMNSQSNWLAGQISSLTNQRS, translated from the coding sequence ATGGCCACCAGCAGCATCAGCGGCGTGGCAAGCGGGCTCGACACCGCGGGGATCATCAACCAGCTCATGGCGCTGGAGGCCGTGCCCCAGGCCAAGCTCAAGTCCCGCGTCACCAGCGAGCAGTCGGTCATCACGACGCTGCAGGGCCTCAACACCAAGCTGGCCCAGCTCACGAGCCGCGCCGAGGAGCTCACCAAGCCCGACGGCTGGCGTGCGTACGCCGCCACCTCCTCCTCCGCCGCCGTCACCGTCTCCACCGGGACCGGCGTCGCGCCGGCCGGCTTCGCCCTCACCGTCGAGGATGTCGCCCGCACCCACCAGCTCGGCTTCGCCACCGCTGCCGCGCTCGGCGACGTCGTGACCGGGAGCGGCACCACCGTGCTGCTCGACCGTCTCGACGGCACCGGCCCGGTCGCCATCGACGCTGGCGACGGCACCTTGTCCTCGCTCGTCGCGGCGATCAACGACCCCGCCAACGAGACGGGTCTGCGCGCGACCGCGGTCCGCGTCGGCGAGGGCTCCTACCGACTCCTCGTGGAGTCCGCCACGACCGGCGCCGCCCAGGACTTCACCCTGACTGCCGGCGACGGCAGCACCCTGCTCGGCGGCGCGACCGTCCGCGCCGGCACCGATGCGCGCATCGACCTCGGCACCGGCATCACCGTGACCTCGGCGAGCAACACCTTCGCCGACCTCGCACCCGGCGTCAGCGTCACGCTCGGCGCCGACGCGGTCGCCGGCACGACGGCCACCGTCGACGTGCGCGTCGACAGCTCGGGCCTCGCCGGACGCGTCCAGTCCTTCGTCGCCCAGCTCAACGGCGTGCTCGCCGACATCGACGCAGCCACAGGGAGCGGCACGCGAGCAGGGGCCCTGTCGGGTGACTCGCTGGTCCGCGGGATCCGCCAGAACCTGCTCGACACCGTCTTCCCGGCCGACGGCACCTCGATGGCGGATCTCGGCGTCCAGACCGACCGCACCGGTCGGCTGGTCTTCGACGCCGACGCGTTCGCCACGGCGTACGCCGAGGACCCGGCCGCCGTGACCGAAGCCTTCACAGCACCGACCACGGGGTTCCTCGCTCGCGTCGAGGGCGTCGCGAGGTCCGCGAGCGACCGCCACGACGGCACCGTCACGCAGGCGATCAACGGCCGCAACCAGACGATCACCCGGATGCAGGACTCCATCGAGAAGTGGGACCTGCGCCTGGAGATGCGGCGTACGACCCTGACCCGCCAGTTCACCGCCCTGGAGACCGCACTGAGCCAGATGAACAGCCAGTCGAACTGGCTGGCCGGCCAGATCTCCTCCCTCACCAACCAGCGAAGCTGA
- a CDS encoding flagellin N-terminal helical domain-containing protein, which produces MSLRINQNIDAFNSYRNLSVTQGQMSKSLEKLSSGFRINRAADDAAGLAISEGLRSQVGGLKVAVRNAQDGISVVQTTEGALTEVHSILQRMRDLAVQSSNDSNNADARANIAAEASQLTAELTRIGNSTNFNGTKLLDGSTNSMTFQVGADGANSSSITVDLSSANVAAVATALGSGGATGATFTVDAAAVTGALAFTDGTVTRTVTMGAVGEAKTVHDVANALNADTGFADSFVAAVDANNELVVRSLTGEDVALTAPGTGIAAGTATDPGISFANNADARSSIAALDAQIAGISTARANLGAYQNRLEHTINNLNVAVENLTASESRIRDTDMAAEMMNFTRAQILSQAGTAMLAQANQAPQGVLQLLR; this is translated from the coding sequence ATGAGTCTTCGCATCAACCAGAACATCGACGCGTTCAACTCGTACCGGAACCTGTCGGTCACCCAGGGGCAGATGAGCAAGTCCCTGGAGAAGCTCTCGAGCGGCTTCCGCATCAACCGCGCCGCCGACGACGCGGCCGGCCTGGCGATCTCCGAGGGCCTGCGCTCGCAGGTCGGCGGACTCAAGGTCGCCGTCCGCAACGCGCAGGACGGCATCTCGGTGGTCCAGACCACGGAGGGTGCGCTCACCGAGGTCCACTCCATCCTGCAGCGGATGCGGGACCTCGCGGTGCAGTCGTCCAACGACTCCAACAACGCCGACGCACGGGCCAACATCGCCGCCGAGGCGTCGCAGCTGACCGCTGAGCTGACCCGTATCGGCAACTCGACCAACTTCAACGGCACGAAGTTGCTCGACGGCTCGACCAACAGCATGACCTTCCAGGTCGGCGCGGATGGTGCCAACAGCAGCAGCATCACCGTTGACCTGTCGTCGGCCAACGTCGCGGCAGTCGCCACCGCGCTGGGCAGCGGAGGCGCAACCGGCGCTACCTTCACCGTCGATGCCGCGGCCGTCACCGGCGCCCTCGCGTTCACTGACGGCACCGTCACGCGGACCGTCACAATGGGTGCCGTCGGCGAGGCCAAGACCGTTCACGACGTCGCCAACGCCCTGAACGCCGACACGGGCTTCGCGGACAGTTTCGTCGCTGCCGTCGACGCCAACAACGAGCTGGTCGTGCGTTCTCTCACCGGTGAGGACGTTGCGCTGACCGCCCCGGGCACCGGCATTGCGGCCGGCACCGCAACCGACCCCGGCATCTCGTTCGCCAACAATGCCGACGCCCGTTCGTCCATCGCTGCGCTGGACGCTCAGATCGCAGGCATCTCCACCGCCCGCGCCAACCTGGGTGCCTACCAGAACCGGCTCGAGCACACCATCAACAACCTCAACGTGGCAGTCGAAAACCTGACCGCCTCCGAGAGCCGGATCCGCGACACCGACATGGCCGCCGAGATGATGAACTTCACTCGGGCGCAGATCCTGTCGCAGGCCGGTACGGCGATGCTCGCCCAGGCCAACCAGGCCCCGCAGGGCGTGCTGCAGCTACTGCGCTGA
- a CDS encoding sigma-70 family RNA polymerase sigma factor, whose protein sequence is MSTDIASPSTRVAPAPVVDLDRDELITSHMALVGHLVRETMSRVPAHVSRDDLTSAGMTALVQAGQSFDPARGVVFARYASTRIRGAILDELRGIDWASRSVRRRARQLDETRSLLATRLGRVPTNAEVAAAAGLRADEVSANDDDVSRASVMSLQGFGDTPIDDLLPTTEASPQDELEHRERLGYLVDAVAELPERLRTVVEDYFFAERPMAEIAAELGVSESRVSQMRAEALVLLKDAMNSALAPEMVAAPSRPDGCAARRRQAYFQAVASRRTASARLSLVPSESFERTA, encoded by the coding sequence ATGAGCACGGACATCGCCTCCCCCTCCACGCGTGTCGCCCCCGCCCCGGTGGTCGACCTCGACCGCGACGAGCTGATCACCAGCCACATGGCGCTGGTCGGTCACCTGGTCCGCGAGACGATGTCCCGCGTCCCCGCCCATGTCTCGCGCGACGACCTCACCTCCGCCGGCATGACCGCGCTGGTGCAGGCCGGCCAGTCCTTCGACCCCGCGCGGGGCGTCGTGTTCGCCCGCTACGCCTCCACCCGCATCCGGGGCGCGATCCTCGACGAGCTGCGCGGCATCGACTGGGCCTCCCGGTCCGTCCGGCGCCGGGCACGTCAGCTCGACGAGACCCGCTCGCTGCTGGCCACCCGGCTCGGGCGCGTGCCCACCAACGCCGAGGTCGCGGCCGCCGCCGGTCTGCGCGCCGACGAGGTCAGCGCCAACGACGACGACGTCTCGCGGGCCAGCGTGATGTCGCTGCAGGGCTTCGGCGACACGCCCATCGATGACCTCCTCCCGACGACCGAGGCTTCGCCCCAGGACGAACTCGAGCACCGCGAGCGCCTGGGCTACCTCGTCGACGCGGTGGCCGAGCTGCCCGAGCGGCTGCGCACCGTGGTCGAGGACTACTTCTTCGCCGAGCGGCCGATGGCCGAGATCGCCGCCGAGCTCGGCGTCTCGGAGTCCCGGGTCTCGCAGATGCGGGCCGAGGCGCTCGTCCTGCTCAAGGACGCCATGAACTCCGCGCTCGCCCCGGAGATGGTCGCCGCACCGAGCCGCCCCGACGGCTGCGCGGCACGACGCCGTCAGGCCTACTTCCAGGCAGTGGCGAGCCGGCGTACGGCGAGCGCGCGACTGTCGCTGGTGCCGTCGGAGTCCTTCGAGCGCACCGCCTGA
- the flgN gene encoding flagellar export chaperone FlgN, translating to MENLSLILWRERELLQTLLYRLEQEQLVLANGRTRWLARAAREVEAVLESLRETELLRAVAADEAAAALGMTANPSLRVLAEHSEEPWRTILLDHREAFVGYTQEIMELASANRELLTAGYQAARETLLALGDGASGYAPDGSAVADEPRQRLLDRSI from the coding sequence GTGGAGAATCTGTCCCTCATCCTCTGGCGCGAGCGGGAGCTGCTGCAGACCCTGCTCTATCGCCTCGAGCAGGAGCAACTCGTGCTCGCGAACGGCCGCACCCGGTGGCTCGCGCGTGCGGCGCGCGAGGTCGAGGCCGTCCTCGAGTCCCTGCGCGAGACCGAGCTCCTGCGTGCCGTCGCGGCCGACGAGGCCGCCGCTGCGCTGGGGATGACCGCCAACCCGAGCCTGCGCGTCCTGGCCGAGCACAGCGAGGAGCCGTGGCGCACGATCCTCCTCGACCACCGCGAGGCGTTCGTGGGTTACACCCAGGAGATCATGGAGCTCGCCTCGGCCAACCGGGAGCTGCTCACCGCCGGCTACCAGGCCGCCCGCGAGACCCTGCTCGCCCTGGGCGACGGCGCCTCCGGCTACGCCCCGGACGGGTCGGCGGTCGCCGACGAGCCGCGGCAGCGACTGCTGGATCGGAGCATCTGA
- the flgK gene encoding flagellar hook-associated protein FlgK: MTSFSSLNTALSALRYQQLGMDVASSNIANVGTEGYTRRRIEGETVGAPSQPALWSRYEGVGDGVRVGAVGRMADLFLDARSRQEHGKQSFLDTRRAVLERVETGIGEPGENGVAAAMTAFRTAWGDVANNPSNGAARTQLLARAENLAHALSLQARNVTNEMDGQRLRVGDFGTEVQTLITDLADTNRSIAVARLNGSADGVLLDNRDRLALRISQLTGATAAVNPQGGLDVTLGSAVLVAGQQVGTITVDGSGSPVQVTVTDVHGTSHSLAAGEVSGELGATIELLDTTLPGYLAGLDAVAQQFADEVNAQHGEGYDAAGNPGPPLFTYTAGAPAASLAVGFTDPDRVAASGIAGGPNRDGTNAHELGSLRGGEAAYQQLVNGFGSTVASVKRLAANQRVLTSQIDTSRDQLGGVSTDEEMLAMLTHQRAYEAAARVITVVDSVLDTLINRTGLLR; the protein is encoded by the coding sequence ATGACCTCCTTCTCCAGCCTGAACACGGCCCTGAGCGCGCTGCGCTACCAGCAGCTCGGGATGGACGTCGCCAGCTCCAACATCGCGAACGTCGGCACCGAGGGCTACACGCGGCGCCGGATCGAGGGTGAGACCGTCGGCGCCCCGAGCCAGCCGGCCCTCTGGTCGCGCTACGAGGGCGTCGGCGACGGCGTACGCGTGGGTGCAGTCGGTCGCATGGCCGACCTGTTCCTCGACGCGCGCTCGCGCCAGGAGCACGGCAAGCAGTCCTTCCTCGACACGCGGCGTGCCGTGCTCGAGCGGGTCGAGACCGGCATCGGTGAGCCCGGGGAGAACGGCGTCGCCGCAGCCATGACCGCCTTCCGTACGGCGTGGGGCGACGTCGCCAACAACCCGAGCAACGGTGCCGCGCGCACCCAGCTGCTCGCGCGTGCTGAGAACCTCGCGCACGCCCTGAGCCTGCAGGCGCGCAACGTCACCAACGAGATGGACGGCCAGCGGCTGCGCGTCGGCGACTTCGGCACCGAGGTGCAGACCCTCATCACCGACCTGGCCGACACCAACCGCTCCATCGCGGTGGCCCGGCTCAACGGCTCCGCCGACGGCGTACTCCTCGACAACCGGGACCGCCTCGCGCTGCGGATATCGCAGCTCACCGGTGCCACCGCAGCAGTCAACCCCCAGGGGGGACTCGACGTCACCCTCGGCAGCGCGGTGCTCGTCGCCGGTCAGCAGGTCGGCACGATCACCGTCGACGGCTCGGGATCGCCGGTGCAGGTGACGGTGACCGACGTGCATGGCACGTCGCACTCCCTGGCCGCCGGCGAGGTCTCCGGGGAGCTCGGCGCCACCATCGAGCTCCTCGACACCACCTTGCCGGGTTATCTCGCCGGGCTCGACGCGGTCGCGCAGCAGTTCGCCGACGAGGTCAACGCCCAGCACGGGGAGGGGTACGACGCCGCCGGCAACCCCGGCCCGCCGCTGTTCACCTACACCGCGGGTGCGCCCGCCGCCAGCTTGGCAGTGGGCTTCACCGATCCGGACCGGGTCGCCGCCTCCGGCATCGCGGGCGGCCCCAACCGCGACGGCACCAACGCGCACGAGCTCGGCAGCCTGCGCGGCGGGGAGGCGGCGTACCAACAGCTGGTCAACGGCTTCGGCTCGACCGTCGCCTCGGTCAAGCGGCTGGCTGCCAACCAGCGGGTGCTCACCTCCCAGATCGACACCTCGCGTGACCAGCTGGGAGGAGTCAGCACCGACGAGGAGATGCTCGCGATGCTGACCCACCAGCGTGCCTACGAGGCCGCAGCCCGGGTCATCACCGTCGTGGACTCGGTGCTGGACACGCTGATCAACCGGACAGGACTGCTGCGATGA